In Styela clava chromosome 6, kaStyClav1.hap1.2, whole genome shotgun sequence, the genomic window TTTATTCAACCATGATAATACTTTCAGATTTTCCTAACATATTTCGTTGTTTGGAAAGTTGAGTTTGCTAAATATAATCTATTTTTATAACTAAATTAATCAAGTATTTCAGAGTAACGCAATGAATAGTGGAGAATTGGCGATTTACAAGGcttatttcaatattaaagTTTGTGGACTAGACATTAGTCAACAAAAACGAAACGAGTCATGTTGTGTCTATTGATTGAACTGATATTTTAGATAAATAATTTTCAGGTTTATGACCTAAAGAGATAGAGTATTTCAAAGTTAGTTACAAATCACATTCAATCACTCACCTCACAATCAACACAAACAGAGCAATCAGAACGACCAGAAGTAGAATTCCCAAAACTATAGCAATAACGCGATACACTGATGCTTCTTGAAACGGATCCGCTGTTGATTTTCGCGAACTTGTTGTAGGATTTGATGTAGTAAATGTAGTGTTTTCATTGATTGTGGTTGTAGTGTATGTATTGCTCTTTGTGGTTTCATCATCTGTATAGAAACGATTTTAATGAGCTATGATATAAAAATACAGATCAACAACTCTCCAAAAAATAGCTTTTTTATACATTATTCACATACATAAAGTTTATAGTAAATTTGGAGGGAGCTTACGCTGATGACttcatggtcgtatcgctccccccaGTCTATGAAGAGTTAACTTGTATTATGTGTGTATTacgtatatattttttgtaccattgcttgttacttatcgatcttaagatcggtaagtatattgataggtatttgtatgtatgtctgtctgtctgtctgtctgtctgtgtgtctgttagatgcacgcgatatctcacgaaagcgggattgaatctgctccagattttgcatgtgcattcatcttatctcggaccagaatcctattgattttgggcgaattatgtcgtataattagcgagttatcaatcaatatagtgatctagatttttgtaaagcgagagaattttgaaacccgccgagtgtgtgtgtgcgatgcgcagtgcgcaagttacaagagcggatgaatcgaaactgcagtttctgttttgggggattccctaactatcgatcgataagtcttcggtttccaaccgatattctcgttttctagttgacaaaacaataaatcgcCCCCTCTCTCTCGCTGTTTTATGAGGAGCCAAACCTTCGCTTCGTGTAAGGTCCTAATCATCCatgttttaaaatgaatttagtTAAAAGAAAAGTGGGACGAACGGAACCGTGTTTCCCTCTAATTAGAAATCATTTGAAATCGATTTTCCATTTTAGGTACGAAGAAAGAGACTTTTTTCGACAACTACAATCACCAACAAGAATAGTTTAGCAAAACGATCCTGCAGAATCTACACTTTGTGCCCAATAAGTCTTCTTCCACCTACTTTTTTAAGTACTCAATCTTTGAAATTGATTTTCCATTCGATGCTGGGAAAAAGAGACTTgattcaacaacaacaatcacgCAAACAACAAGAAGAATTCAACAAAACGTTCCAGCAACATGTACACTTCGTGCACAATAATATTAATGAATTTTAGATGAAAATGTAACAGTATTTTTGAAAACACGTGAGTATTATGACTTACCATGGATCGCGTCTTCCATACACGGTAAGTATTCGTAATCTATCTGAAATTTCCGAGGATACATCAATGCATAGAAATTAGGCGATGGTTTGAACTTTACAGTAAATGAATCAATTTCTTCATAGTTGTGGAATCTTTGTGTACATTTCTGCGgcatttttatgttttctaATTTTCGACATTTTTGATTGCTCCCGTGGAATATAAGACACGTGCCATTGGAAATCGTTGCAATGTTTGTTCCTTGAAATAAGATAGTTTTTAATAAAACACAGTTAATAACTACGGGGATAAATCGGCTCAAATATTAGTACGGTAGGTGTTAAACGTGTACTATGTAAGATCGTACTACCAAGAATGAATCATACGTTAGTTGGAAATCGAGTATAAATTTGATTTCTGCAACAAATTTTTTAGATATCACTGACGTTGGTTTTAGAAAATTCGCTTTTCTCAGCAACCAATGGACCAATTTCGGTATTTGACGACGGTCAAGTCTACTAAGAGGTAactctttttttcaaatttcttttcaCGAAAACACTTTGctgttttattataaataatagGGAGCACTTTTTATTAGTCACGCCGGTATCGATGCGTGACCTACGCGTCCATTTATTCGATAATT contains:
- the LOC144424286 gene encoding uncharacterized protein LOC144424286, with the translated sequence MESMTATNGSIQSPNYPERFRSSNCRTWNLPHHKFSQNSSLVLFVRTMNMMFISKTTYLAGSLFVNGTNIATISNGTCLIFHGSNQKCRKLENIKMPQKCTQRFHNYEEIDSFTVKFKPSPNFYALMYPRKFQIDYEYLPCMEDAIHDDETTKSNTYTTTTINENTTFTTSNPTTSSRKSTADPFQEASVYRVIAIVLGILLLVVLIALFVLIVRYRRINRQLQEQLDSKNTAVTSTEADGGRDATNYILFRGPDLGCSLPTPDLYA